The following are encoded in a window of Algiphilus aromaticivorans DG1253 genomic DNA:
- a CDS encoding ExbD/TolR family protein: MSRKRHRSREEDAGIDLTPMLDIVFIMLIFFIVTTSFVKESGVDVTRPQAETSERQERGNILVAIRENGDIWIDRRQVDLRAVRANIERMHAENPEGAVVIQADTDSRTGLLVRVMDQVRLAGVSNISIAADEAGSGGS; encoded by the coding sequence ATGAGCCGAAAGCGCCACCGCAGCCGCGAAGAGGATGCCGGCATCGACCTGACGCCGATGCTGGACATCGTCTTCATCATGCTCATCTTCTTCATCGTCACGACCTCCTTCGTCAAGGAGTCCGGCGTTGATGTCACGCGTCCGCAGGCCGAGACCAGCGAGCGCCAGGAACGCGGCAATATCCTGGTCGCCATCCGCGAGAATGGCGATATCTGGATCGACCGCCGGCAGGTGGATCTGCGCGCGGTGCGCGCCAACATCGAGCGCATGCACGCCGAGAATCCGGAAGGCGCGGTCGTCATCCAGGCCGACACCGACTCGCGCACCGGTCTGCTGGTGCGCGTCATGGATCAGGTGCGGCTGGCCGGCGTGTCGAATATCTCCATCGCCGCCGACGAGGCCGGTAGCGGCGGTTCCTGA